A single region of the Chroococcidiopsis thermalis PCC 7203 genome encodes:
- a CDS encoding DUF3268 family zinc-finger domain-containing protein, with protein MKQFYSSTTCCPYCGSPITLANAEKIYGRKGFGRVWMCTRYPDCDAYVGAHQNGSPKGSLANRQLREWRQAAHAAFDPLWQSGKITRNAAYKWLSQQLAIPKSQTHIAMFDIDRCQAVVKLMQRYEKNEL; from the coding sequence ATGAAACAGTTCTACTCCTCAACGACCTGCTGTCCCTATTGCGGCAGCCCAATAACTCTTGCTAATGCAGAAAAAATTTACGGTAGAAAGGGTTTTGGTAGAGTTTGGATGTGTACCAGGTATCCTGACTGCGATGCCTATGTGGGCGCACATCAAAATGGGTCTCCCAAAGGCAGTTTAGCCAATAGACAATTGCGAGAATGGCGGCAGGCTGCTCATGCTGCCTTCGACCCGCTGTGGCAGTCCGGCAAGATCACTCGCAATGCAGCATACAAATGGTTGTCGCAACAACTAGCAATTCCTAAATCGCAAACTCATATCGCCATGTTCGATATAGATCGCTGTCAGGCGGTTGTGAAGTTAATGCAGAGGTACGAAAAGAACGAGCTTTAA
- a CDS encoding RES family NAD+ phosphorylase, protein MSQNVAAHPNPPDDLNERQLLLTNFSGPWFRIHKSKYGAIHFAKDAINRFDDPKKEYGVLYCAGDLYGAFIETLGWSTGSRDISERSLSTRNLASITSNRPLRFVDLTGNGLAHIGADAEICTGRDRHLSQRWSRALCLHPSQPDGICYISRHDPQRVCYALFENASVELDVADIGQLNGLSVIEEIGQILDYYKFTLLD, encoded by the coding sequence TTGAGTCAAAATGTCGCAGCTCATCCAAATCCGCCTGATGACTTGAACGAGCGCCAACTGCTACTGACTAACTTCAGTGGACCTTGGTTTCGCATCCATAAAAGCAAATATGGAGCTATCCACTTCGCCAAGGATGCGATCAATAGATTCGACGATCCTAAAAAAGAGTATGGTGTTCTGTACTGTGCTGGCGATCTCTACGGTGCCTTCATCGAAACTCTGGGTTGGTCAACGGGATCTAGAGACATTAGTGAAAGATCGTTGTCTACGCGCAATCTTGCAAGTATTACCAGCAACAGACCGCTACGGTTTGTTGACTTAACAGGAAATGGGCTAGCACACATTGGAGCTGATGCCGAAATATGTACTGGACGAGATCGCCATCTGAGCCAAAGGTGGAGTCGTGCTTTGTGTCTGCATCCGAGCCAGCCAGATGGGATTTGCTACATCTCTAGACACGATCCGCAAAGAGTTTGTTATGCTCTGTTTGAGAATGCTTCAGTAGAACTAGATGTTGCAGATATCGGTCAATTGAACGGCTTAAGCGTAATTGAAGAAATTGGGCAAATTCTTGACTACTACAAATTCACTCTGCTCGACTAA
- a CDS encoding ArdC-like ssDNA-binding domain-containing protein, which translates to MTTTNKSRRLKTDIELAQEKREAAIAKLEQGIQSLLDSGRWQQWLTMMSRLKSLSMNRYSWQNCLLVLMQNPDATVVAGYRDWQKAGRQVRKGEKGIAIRAPFTKKTGEFDEKGKEKKTTYFNLVTVFDISQTDGEELPQLVSPLHGDDAGLYAALVRICSKLQVPVLEESMDSRNGYCKFDRIGDRVEKIVISNNLEPLHKAKTLTHELFHALAHKGEDYAQHRELMEIEAESGAFIVLNYFGLDSSDFSIGYVTGWGNGVEAIARLKESATCIQTISDQIINMIEEQRSLVI; encoded by the coding sequence ATGACAACCACAAACAAATCTCGCCGACTCAAAACTGACATAGAACTTGCTCAAGAAAAACGCGAAGCAGCAATAGCAAAACTCGAACAGGGCATTCAATCTCTGCTTGACTCCGGTCGTTGGCAGCAATGGCTAACAATGATGAGTCGATTGAAAAGTCTCTCCATGAACCGCTACAGTTGGCAGAATTGCCTGCTCGTTCTCATGCAAAATCCAGATGCAACAGTTGTTGCAGGTTATCGCGACTGGCAAAAAGCTGGCAGGCAGGTTCGCAAGGGAGAAAAGGGCATCGCCATCCGCGCCCCTTTTACAAAGAAAACTGGAGAATTTGATGAGAAAGGGAAGGAAAAGAAAACTACCTATTTTAACCTGGTGACAGTATTTGATATCTCGCAGACCGACGGCGAAGAGCTACCCCAACTGGTTTCTCCCCTTCACGGCGACGATGCGGGACTGTACGCTGCTCTGGTGCGGATCTGCTCGAAACTTCAAGTTCCCGTGCTTGAGGAGTCGATGGACTCCCGCAACGGTTACTGCAAATTCGACCGCATTGGCGATCGCGTTGAAAAAATTGTCATCAGTAATAACTTAGAGCCATTGCACAAAGCTAAAACCCTTACTCACGAATTATTCCACGCTCTAGCTCACAAAGGAGAAGACTACGCCCAGCACAGAGAATTGATGGAAATAGAAGCAGAAAGTGGAGCGTTTATTGTGTTGAACTACTTTGGTTTAGACAGTAGCGATTTCTCTATTGGCTACGTTACGGGTTGGGGTAATGGCGTAGAGGCAATCGCGCGACTGAAAGAATCTGCCACTTGCATCCAGACTATCAGCGACCAAATTATTAATATGATTGAGGAGCAAAGATCGCTAGTAATCTAA